One Micromonospora craniellae genomic region harbors:
- a CDS encoding alpha/beta fold hydrolase, whose amino-acid sequence MTTPRPHTVDAGGFTTRYWESTPPHTPRGTIVLVHDGAFGGDAISSWATVMPLLARRHRVLAPDMLGYGDTDKAVYLDRSPYASRTAHLAAFCTAIGVHTAHFVGQSFGGSLLLRALAATTPTLPALSAVSICGTGGPWRTTKGITELGHFDGTEQDMRRLVTTMVDDHPGLDDTIRTRYANTRKPGHVTALLAARLRHPTMSTPTTDDTWPSPLRHSPVPVLVVEGTRDDLLQPGWSRHFDNLAPHIHIHRMDTRHAPNLDQPDTLAELLLTFLTTRTTP is encoded by the coding sequence ATGACCACACCACGCCCACACACCGTCGACGCCGGCGGCTTCACCACCCGCTACTGGGAAAGCACCCCACCACACACCCCACGCGGCACCATCGTCCTCGTCCACGACGGCGCCTTCGGCGGCGACGCCATCAGCAGCTGGGCCACCGTCATGCCGCTGCTCGCCCGGCGCCACCGCGTCCTCGCCCCCGACATGCTCGGCTACGGCGACACCGACAAAGCCGTCTACCTCGACCGGTCACCGTACGCCTCCCGCACCGCCCACCTCGCCGCGTTCTGCACCGCCATCGGCGTCCACACCGCCCACTTCGTCGGCCAGTCCTTCGGCGGCTCACTCCTGCTCCGGGCCCTCGCCGCCACCACACCCACCCTGCCGGCACTCTCCGCCGTCAGCATCTGCGGCACCGGCGGCCCCTGGCGCACCACCAAAGGCATCACCGAACTCGGCCACTTCGACGGCACCGAACAAGACATGCGCCGCCTGGTCACCACCATGGTCGACGACCATCCCGGCCTCGACGACACCATCCGCACCCGCTACGCCAACACCCGCAAACCCGGACACGTCACCGCCCTGCTCGCCGCCCGCCTACGCCACCCCACCATGTCCACCCCCACCACCGACGACACCTGGCCCAGCCCGCTACGCCACAGCCCCGTCCCCGTACTCGTCGTCGAAGGCACCCGCGACGACCTGCTCCAACCCGGCTGGAGCCGACACTTCGACAACCTCGCACCCCACATCCACATCCACCGCATGGACACCCGACACGCCCCCAACCTCGACCAACCCGACACCCTCGCCGAGCTGCTGCTGACCTTCCTCACCACCCGGACCACCCCATGA
- a CDS encoding flavin reductase family protein, with the protein MTDTVPTGPDRLVDTARFRAAYRQVPAPVAILLVPGGPAGVTGLTCTSATSLSGRPPMAMVAVDHKTHLAPLAEDTGQFSINYLAADRATWAQAFATRSRHLDDLAAAVVAGHTRVPTLATGTTAVLECRTTAVHHGGDHWILCGEVLHARAQTDAKPLLYLGGRYGTFHHDT; encoded by the coding sequence CCACCGGCCCCGACCGGCTCGTCGACACCGCCCGCTTCCGCGCCGCCTACCGGCAGGTGCCCGCCCCCGTGGCGATCCTCCTCGTACCCGGCGGACCCGCCGGCGTCACCGGCCTCACCTGCACCTCCGCCACATCCCTGTCCGGCCGACCACCCATGGCCATGGTCGCCGTCGACCACAAGACCCACCTCGCCCCACTGGCCGAAGACACCGGCCAGTTCAGCATCAACTACCTCGCCGCCGACCGCGCCACCTGGGCACAGGCCTTCGCCACCCGCAGCCGACACCTCGACGACCTCGCCGCCGCCGTCGTCGCCGGCCACACCCGCGTACCCACCCTCGCCACCGGCACCACCGCCGTCCTCGAATGCCGCACCACCGCCGTACACCACGGCGGCGACCACTGGATCCTCTGCGGCGAGGTCCTACACGCCCGCGCCCAAACCGACGCGAAACCCCTGCTCTACCTCGGCGGACGCTACGGCACCTTCCACCACGACACCTAG